The Desulfosporosinus acidiphilus SJ4 genome has a window encoding:
- a CDS encoding nitroreductase family protein, whose product MTNSQLYNAIFHRRSIRKYDMTPLPVDTIEKLQEYTYNVKPLDEGIRYEIDYLGSADVKNLLPIKAPHYICLYSEKKGNYLMNAGFLLQQIDLYLSYNNLASCWLGMAKPAKGVPMLINGLEFVIMLAFGNTTETIHRVDTSEFKRKNLSEISNVAGAEALLEPVRFAPSASNTQTWFFSGDLDVITVSRKKLNLLKAQVYEKMNQIDIGIALFHLWLSVDHQGKKVSYNFDQDIAPNGYEFMAKVKISKK is encoded by the coding sequence ATGACAAATTCTCAGCTATATAACGCAATATTTCACCGGAGGTCCATCCGAAAATATGACATGACGCCACTCCCCGTCGACACAATTGAAAAGTTGCAAGAATACACGTATAACGTCAAACCACTTGACGAAGGTATTCGTTATGAGATTGACTACCTAGGTTCCGCTGATGTAAAGAATCTCCTTCCTATCAAAGCACCGCACTATATTTGCTTGTATTCTGAGAAAAAGGGAAACTATTTAATGAACGCGGGGTTTTTGCTCCAGCAGATTGATTTGTACCTTTCCTATAACAATCTCGCCAGTTGCTGGTTAGGGATGGCAAAGCCCGCAAAAGGTGTGCCTATGCTTATAAACGGATTGGAGTTTGTAATTATGCTCGCTTTCGGGAATACCACGGAGACAATTCACAGAGTGGATACATCTGAATTCAAGCGTAAAAATTTGTCTGAAATATCTAATGTAGCTGGTGCAGAAGCATTGCTAGAGCCAGTCCGTTTCGCTCCATCGGCGTCCAACACACAGACGTGGTTTTTTAGTGGAGATTTAGACGTTATTACAGTAAGTCGGAAAAAGTTGAATCTTCTCAAAGCTCAGGTGTATGAGAAGATGAATCAGATTGATATTGGTATTGCACTTTTTCATTTATGGCTCTCAGTTGATCATCAAGGTAAAAAGGTAAGTTATAATTTCGATCAAGATATCGCACCAAATGGGTACGAATTTATGGCAAAAGTAAAAATTAGTAAGAAATAG